One segment of Papaver somniferum cultivar HN1 unplaced genomic scaffold, ASM357369v1 unplaced-scaffold_81, whole genome shotgun sequence DNA contains the following:
- the LOC113345370 gene encoding EP1-like glycoprotein 2, whose translation MAPPVPQHFLLIFIILLCSSILSVQSTVPRNKTFRFVNQGAFGGFSAEYLANYRAVKAVYKNPFGLYFYNSTPNAYSLAIGAGPPNAESTMRWVWEANRNDPVHEKATLTFGSNGNLVLADFDGRVVWQTNTANKGVTGISMQPNGNLVLHDKNGKFVWQSFDHPSDTLLRGQSLKLDGGKKLVSRAAEKDSRDGLYSIQMDTKGFIMYINDSDFLLLYAGWDAPGLSSVKFDSVHGDPLTTSHVLKLGFAKPATPSEKVIVLEKINYNHAYTFLRLESDGNLRVYAYSTQLGWSKSYAFFGDTVQECTLESKCGSTAFCDPDICASCPSMVELGCMFTP comes from the coding sequence ATGGCTCCTCCGGTTCCTCAACATTTCCTTCTGATATTCATAATCCTCCTCTGTTCTAGTATCTTATCAGTTCAATCTACAGTTCCGAGAAATAAAACTTTCAGATTCGTAAACCAAGGTGCATTTGGAGGATTTAGTGCAGAGTATTTGGCGAATTACCGTGCCGTTAAAGCCGTTTATAAAAACCCGTTCGGACTGTATTTCTATAACTCAACTCCTAATGCATATAGTCTTGCCATAGGCGCCGGTCCTCCTAACGCCGAATCAACGATGCGTTGGGTTTGGGAAGCTAATCGTAACGACCCTGTTCATGAAAAGGCTACTCTCACTTTCGGCAGTAACGGTAATTTAGTCCTTGCGGATTTTGATGGCCGTGTAGTTTGGCAGACCAACACAGCCAACAAAGGTGTTACTGGTATTTCCATGCAGCCTAATGGGAATTTAGTACTTCATGATAAAAATGGGAAGTTTGTTTGGCAGAGTTTCGATCATCCTAGCGATACCCTTTTGAGAGGTCAGTCGCTTAAGCTCGACGGTGGCAAGAAACTTGTTAGTCGCGCCGCTGAAAAAGATAGCCGGGATGGTCTTTACAGTATTCAGATGGACACAAAAGGGTTCATAATGTACATAAACGATTCAGATTTCTTACTTCTATATGCCGGTTGGGATGCTCCGGGGCTTTCAAGTGTAAAATTCGATTCCGTTCATGGAGATCCTCTTACGACTAGTCATGTTCTAAAGCTGGGTTTTGCAAAACCTGCCACTCCCTCTGAAAAAGTCATAGTACTTGAGAAAATCAATTACAATCATGCGTATACATTTCTCCGGTTAGAATCCGACGGGAACCTGAGAGTTTATGCCTACTCTACACAACTGGGATGGAGTAAGAGTTATGCGTTTTTCGGAGATACCGTGCAAGAATGCACATTGGAATCAAAATGTGGTTCAACTGCGTTCTGTGACCCAGATATATGTGCCTCTTGCCCATCTATGGTTGAGTTGGGTTGTATGTTCACTCCATGA